The window AACCGAAGGGCGACGGCCGCCCGAATCCGATGGTCGGATTCCTCCGCCTTCAGAAGGAGGAGGTCAATCCACCAGTAATCCGTGCTCTGGCCGGAGAACTATAATCAATACTAGATAAGTGTAATATAACAGTTTCGTAGATATGAGTGTATGACACAGGACGGGGAAAACCCGCTCCCGGTATCACGGCGGAGTTTCGTCACGGCGACCGCGGTGGTCGCGACCGCGACGGCGGGCTGTGGGGACCCGACACAGCAGTCGTTCGAGGCATCGGCCGTCGGGCTTCCCGACACCCACCACGACCCTCTCGAGGTGACCGAGACGGCGCTCGAGGACCTGAGCATGTCGTTCGACGGGCCGGCCGGGAGCCGGGTCGAGCTCACGAACCACGCCGGGGTCTACGACCGGACCGTCGGGACGGGGGGGCAGTGAGATGGCGGACCGACACGGGCCCCTCCGGACCGGCCGGTTCGTGGTGGAGGTCGGGGGCGTCGAGGTCTCGGGCTTCCAGGTCGTCGACCTCCCGGCACGCTCCACGAAGGTGCAGGAGTACAGGGAGGGCTCCGACTCGGACCGGCAGCGCAAACTCACGGGGCAGACGGAGTACGAGGACCTGACGATGGTCCGTGGGGCGAGAAAGGACGATGCCTCGCTGTACGACTGGCGCAAGGCCATCGAGCAGGGCAAGATGGAGGAGGGCCGGAAGGACCTCGCCGTGGTCCTGCAGGACGAGAACGGTGAGGAGGCGATCCGCTGGGAGTTCACGAACGCGTGGCCCAAGCGATACGAACCGCCGAGGCTCGACGCGACCGCCGAGGGCGGCGGTGTCGCGACCGAATCGGTCACCGTCGTCTTCGACGAGATGCAGCGACCGGAGTAGGGAGGACCGTGTACACCAATCGCCCACGCGCGAGGACCGCGG of the Haloglomus salinum genome contains:
- a CDS encoding phage tail protein, with protein sequence MADRHGPLRTGRFVVEVGGVEVSGFQVVDLPARSTKVQEYREGSDSDRQRKLTGQTEYEDLTMVRGARKDDASLYDWRKAIEQGKMEEGRKDLAVVLQDENGEEAIRWEFTNAWPKRYEPPRLDATAEGGGVATESVTVVFDEMQRPE